One segment of Erigeron canadensis isolate Cc75 chromosome 2, C_canadensis_v1, whole genome shotgun sequence DNA contains the following:
- the LOC122587691 gene encoding uncharacterized protein LOC122587691: MKQPASPGQVQSPPIDEQQNPLNQPQQDQVMVPVSAPAQVQLQPIDEQQTLANQSQQDQDQVMVPVSAPAQEKPPEPASPGQLHSQPIDEVQTPINESQQDQVIVDVPPLTQGRTPQPTTGGQVPLLPTIDENTEVNQSQQDHVIVHVPAVAQERPRELNLPRSDLFPRGGRREDYIKVGIPLYEASIKGDWKAAQNILEENGELLRWSITENCETALHVAASAKKTKKMQDFVKNLVNMMTIKDLELQNSSGNTALCLAAAAGNVEMAKILVEKNPALLTIMGSQKMMPLYMAALFGHRDMVDYLYSQSKELRDDGWDNQNRGWLLLKCVEADLFDIALKILEDRPELTSYGSVLGVLAKKPDSFSVNMSNIFWRTFNKVFRRDGSEVVPEKDTEAMQLLRIIWENIAKKPKKEIDEIIRGPADESKKEDRLPYGKEDQNLHLLKLISDNVAKVPVEIQRLKAESSERTTRKPPMINNAKKTYSSRILFVAAEMGNTKFIVELIRKYPDLIWKVDDSGLSIFHIAVKHRHEGIYNLLYEIGSMKDLITPLKDENDNNMLHLVGKSAKKKRLQDVSGVALQMQRELLWFKEVESMIPPSYRERKNKDGLTPHELFTKEHKDLVAQGEKWMKGTSSQCMVVAALIATIVFAAAFTVPGGYIQDTNSKENGIPVFHSKITFMVFVVTDAISLFSSTSSILMFLSILTSRYAERDFLQSLPKKLMIGLATLFLSITTMTVAFSVSFFVLYNDGLMWMPIVISLFAVLPVILFAWLQYPLLADVIRSTYGSRYLFKPTRLVLYPEDHKIEPFLKCLFHNIKLFLKSLFSFSNSKH; the protein is encoded by the exons ATGAAGCAACCAGCATCACCAGGTCAAGTGCAATCACCACCCATAGACGAGCAGCAGAATCCGTTAAACCAACCTCAGCAGGATCAAGTCATGGTTCCAGTTTCTGCACCTGCTCAAGTGCAATTGCAGCCAATAGACGAGCAGCAGACTTTGGCAAACCAATCACAACAGGATCAGGATCAAGTCATGGTTCCAGTTTCTGCACCTGCTCAAGAAAAACCACCAGAACCAGCATCACCAGGTCAACTGCATTCACAACCGATAGATGAGGTGCAGACACCCATAAACGAATCACAGCAGGATCAAGTCATCGTTGACGTTCCTCCACTTACTCAAGGAAGAACACCACAACCAACAACAGGTGGTCAAGTGCCATTACTACCAACAATAGATGAGAATACTGAGGTGAACCAATCACAGCAGGATCATGTCATCGTTCACGTTCCTGCAGTTGCTCAAGAAAGACCACGAGAACTCAATCTACCTCGTTCAGATTTATTTCCTCGCGGTG GAAGAAGAGAAGACTACATTAAAGTTGGTATTCCCTTATATGAAGCATCTATCAAAGGTGATTGGAAAGCTGCTCAAAACATTCTTGAGGAAAATGGAGAGTTGTTACGGTGGAGTATCACTGAAAACTGTGAAACAGCACTTCATGTTGCAGCATCAGctaagaaaaccaaaaaaatgcaAGATTTTGTGAAAAACTTGGTGAACATGATGACGATAAAGGACCTGGAGCTTCAGAATAGCAGTGGCAATACTGCACTTTGTTTAGCAGCTGCAGCTGGAAATGTTGAAATGGCTAAAATTTTGGTGGAAAAGAACCCGGCCTTGTTGACAATCATGGGTAGTCAAAAAATGATGCCACTCTATATGGCTGCCTTATTTGGACACCGTGACATGGTGGACTATCTTTATAGTCAATCCAAGGAATTGCGTGATGATGGCTGGGATAATCAGAATCGTGGCTGGCTTCTTCTGAAATGTGTGGAGGCCGATCTGTTCG ATATCGCATTAAAGATACTGGAAGACCGGCCGGAACTTACTAGTTATGGGAGTGTACTTGGAGTATTGGCCAAAAAGCCTGATTCATTTTCTGTTAATATGTCGAATATCTTCTGGAGAACCTTCAACAAAG TTTTTAGACGGGATGGTTCCGAGGTGGTTCCCGAAAAGGACACTGAAGCAATGCAATTACTAAGAATCATTTGGGAGAATATTGCAAAAAAGCCTAAGAAAGAAATTGATGAAATAATCAGAGGTCCGGCTGATGAATCAAAGAAAGAGGACAGACTTCCTTATGGAAAGGAAGATCAAAATCTCCACCTACTGAAACTCATTTCTGACAATGTTGCTAAAGTGCCTGTTGAAATCCAGAGGTTAAAAGCAGAGTCATCAGAAAGAACAACAAGGAAACCACCAATGATAAATAATGCTAAGAAAACATACTCTTCACGCATACTATTTGTGGCTGCAGAAATGGGCAATACCAAGTTTATAGTAGAGCTTATCCGTAAATATCCTGATTTAATATGGAAAGTTGATGATAGTGGCCTAAGTATATTTCACATTGCTGTCAAGCATCGGCATGAGGGTATATACAACTTATTGTATGAGATTGGGTCAATGAAGGATTTAATAACTCCTCTCAAAGACGAAAATGACAATAACATGCTGCATTTAGTTGGGAAAAGTGCAAAGAAAAAACGTCTCCAAGATGTGTCGGGAGTTGCATTACAGATGCAGCGAGAACTATTATGGTTCAAG GAAGTAGAATCTATGATCCCACCTTCTTATAGAGAACGGAAGAACAAAGATGGTCTAACACCACATGAATTATTCACCAAAGAACATAAAGATTTAGTTGCACAAGGAGAGAAGTGGATGAAAGGAACATCTAGTCAGTGTATGGTGGTTGCAGCTCTTATTGCTACTATAGTTTTTGCTGCAGCCTTTACCGTACCCGGTGGATACATCCAAGACACTAATAGCAAAGAAAACGGTATCcctgtcttccattccaaaatAACCTTCATGGTGTTTGTAGTTACAGACGCGATTTCGTTATTCTCGTCTACATCTTCTATTCTTATGTTCCTATCTATCCTAACATCTCGTTATGCGGAACGTGATTTCTTACAATCATTACCCAAAAAGCTGATGATAGGTCTAGCCACTCTCTTTCTTTCTATAACGACTATGACAGTTGCTTTTAGTGTCAGCTTTTTCGTACTATACAATGACGGTTTGATGTGGATGCCAATCGTTATCAGCTTGTTTGCTGTGCTACCAGTCATCCTGTTTGCTTGGCTGCAATATCCTCTTTTAGCTGATGTAATCCGGTCGACATATGGTTCTAGATACCTCTTTAAACCCACAAGACTTGTTCTGTATCCTGAAGATCACAAGATCGAACCATTCCTAAAGTGTTTATTTCACAACATCAAACTATTCCTAAAgagtttattttcattttcaaattctAAGCATTAG